From the genome of Gemmatimonadota bacterium:
GTCGTCCAGGATCCTGATCGGAACTCCATAACGGAGCAGGATCCGTTTGGCGTCGACCGCCACCGAATCGCTCAAGTTGGCCTCCTTCACCCAGGGAAACCTCACCTCCGAAGGCTCCAATCTAAAACTCCGGAGGGCCGGACCCAAACATTTGCTTCCGGCTCTCCTGTCCGACGGGACGCATGTCGCGTGTCCGATCCCGCCCGGGGGGTCAACCGCCCAGCGGGATCGCGAGCATGAGGAAGAGGTCCGTTTGGAGGTCGCTTTCCTCAGCGCCCTCGGGTCCTTCGCCCGGCTCGAAGCGGGAGAGATACGCGGAGAGCTCGAGCTGGGGCTCCAGGCCGAGCAGATCGAATTCGAGGCCGACGCCCAACTGACCGGCGAAACGTGTCTGGTCCTCCAGGACCGAGCTCCAATCCCCGTCGTCGGTGAGCTGGCCCGGGTCGAAGTCGTAGCGCTTCACTCCGGCGCCCACGAGAAGGTTGGGGCGGAAAAACAGGATCCGGGGGAGAGGGTGAAGCACCAACCCCACGGTGGCGGTCAGGAGTGTGCTCCTCGCATCGCAGCTTTCACATCCGACGCCGCTGATGGGAACGTCGGATGCCGTGGCATAGTTGACTTGGGCCCTCAGGCTACCGAGCTCCAGCGCGAGTCCCAGCCCCACCGTGGAGGACTTTTTTCCCGCCTCGAAGAGGTTTTCCCCGCCATCGGTAACCTCCGTGAGGTCGGTGAGCGGCGTATACAGTCCGACCTGGGGAAGGAGTCGCAGCCCTCCCTGCCCCGCGGCGATTTGTGGGAGGGCAAGAAGCGCAACGAGTGACAGAGCGACCCGAGGGCCAGCCTGTCGAAGGATTCGTGCTCCGAATTGCATGGAATGGCTCCGGTTCCAGGGGGAAAGGATCCCGCTCGCGCGGATTGCGGTCCAGGGCAAGAATGGCAAGAAAGATGCCGGTCGGCTCGCCTCCCCATTCCCCGCGCGGTAAATTGACTGCCCGTTTCGCGCCACTTCCGGGACGACAACGCATGGCCGAAGATGAAGGCCCCAGCCTTTCGCGCTCCGTCGAAGACTACCTCAAGGCGATTTATGCCCTTTCCGAGAGTGGAGCCGCCGCCTCCACGAGCGAGATCGCGGCGGCCCTGGAAGTACAGCCCGCCTCCGTGAGCGGGATGATCAAGAGGCTCGCGGAATTCGGATACGTCGAACATGCCCCCTACCGGGGGGTCCATCTGACCCCCGAAGGGAGCCGCGAAGCGCTTCGGATCATCCGCAGGCATCGGATTCTCGAGACTTATCTGAGCCAGCGCCTCGGATTTTCTTGGGACGACGTCCACCAGGAAGCCGAGCGCCTCGAACACGCGGCCTCGGACGCGCTGATCGAGCGCATGGCGGCCGCGCTCGAGCACCCCCGCCACGATCCGCACGGTGCGCCGATCCCCACGCCGAGCGGGGATGTGGAGGCGACGGACCACCCGAACCTCGCCGACGTGGCAGTCGGGAGTCGTGTCCAGATTCGGGCCGTTCAGGACGAGGACTCGGACCGCCTCCGGTACCTGGAGGCCCGCGGCCTCCTTCCCGGAGTCCTCCTCTCCATTGACGCGCGCGCACCCTTCAACGGACCTATTACGGTCCGCGTCGGTGGTCGACGCGGGACGCTCCAGACGATCGGGCACGATCTCGCCCGCCGAATCCGGGTCGCCGTCGCCGAATAGGCGCCCGCGGCCTGCGCCGGGCCCGTTCCGGCCCGTCCGTACCGTCTGGGTCGTCCCGCGACAAAAAAGGGACCCGGCGAGTTCCCCCGCCGGGCCCCGATCGCTCCATCGAGCGTCACCGATCGGGCGTTAGCGCCGTGCCGCGCCCAGTCTCTCCGCTATCGCGCCGGAACGCGGCGCACTCCGGACCGAGACCAACTCGATTCGCCGAGTCACCCGAGGCGCCCGAGTCGAAAGCTCTGGGTAGGTATATTCATGCCGGTTCTGGAATCTCCGGCTGGTATGTCTGAGCATCGTGTCTCCTTCTCACAGTCCCCCTGGATCTCCCCTCACCTCACCCACGCCGGAGGACCCGGGCCCGGGTGATTCCCCTCACTCACATTCCCCTACGAGGGGGATGCTGTAGAGTTTCAAAGGTTAGATGCGCAGGGAGTCGAGGAGGAGATCGCCGGGGAGGAAGGAGCGGTGCAGATTTCGAATCCTCCATCCCTCGGATGATCCAATGAGAAGAACGGTTTCGTGCATCTGTCCGACCATCCGTGCCGCCCCGTCGGGACCGGGCTCGAAGACCCCGAGACGGGTCACGAGAAATGCCGTTCCCCCGGAAAAAAGCGTCGCCCGGCTCGCCACGGGCTCGAGGGTGACCCCATCCGCATGCCGGCGGCGGAGCTCGAGGAGAAGCT
Proteins encoded in this window:
- a CDS encoding metal-dependent transcriptional regulator produces the protein MAEDEGPSLSRSVEDYLKAIYALSESGAAASTSEIAAALEVQPASVSGMIKRLAEFGYVEHAPYRGVHLTPEGSREALRIIRRHRILETYLSQRLGFSWDDVHQEAERLEHAASDALIERMAAALEHPRHDPHGAPIPTPSGDVEATDHPNLADVAVGSRVQIRAVQDEDSDRLRYLEARGLLPGVLLSIDARAPFNGPITVRVGGRRGTLQTIGHDLARRIRVAVAE